A segment of the Phoenix dactylifera cultivar Barhee BC4 chromosome 15, palm_55x_up_171113_PBpolish2nd_filt_p, whole genome shotgun sequence genome:
AATCAGCAGCTGCAAAGGGGGGAAGAGAAACTAGATGATTTTTAACAAACTTTATAGCTATCAAGGACACTTTGCCACTATGATTTGGTCAAGGATCTTCATTGCATTCCGTACATATCATTGTGCACGACATATACATTTTGCCACAAACTGGTAGAAAGCCATGATTATCGTCTAAATTTACGTTTGAAGCAGACTAAGCTATTCCAAAGAATGATGACATTTAAGAAATCCTTTACAATGTCACAAGCAATGGTTTCCCATGCAAAATTACCTATTGATGCAATATTATAGTCTGAGAAATGCTCTTAACTTACACAGCTGTTAGGTAACTTTCCTATTACTCTGGCAACTGTGATAGTGCAAAGAGGGAGCAAAGTGAGAGTTGTATATCAGAATTTTGTGGTGTTAGAACCTGTTTATTAGTCAATAATAGTGAAGTCATAATAAAAATCTTCTCAAGTTTTTGCTTGAGAGCAATTATCCAAGTAACCAgtcgaacttcttgagcataCCGTTGACATTATATCACCTTGCATCCCTTTCATACTCAGCATTAAAGCATCACCTCCATGAGCTTGAGAAGTACTTTTCAACAATATTCTTGAAAAacataaccataaccatcagACCCCATCCCAAGCACCAACAATTTGGAGTTAAATTTATGAATCCTCATTCACTAAGAATACCTATTTAGGCTTACATTTAATGTTATTTAAGCTTTTCCATATCCATTCTTACCAATGACTACTTCCATAACTGTCAAGCTTTATCCCAACCATTCGGGTCTCCTAAGCCTTGACTCCTAGCCACAATCAGTTCCGGTTGTGGCATGTTGTGAAAACAGAGAATGCCTAAATATCAAGTTTGGGGATATTTTGAAGTCTGACATGTTCTATGTAACTAACTTGCAATCTAAAATCAACCCTCAACATCATTCTGAATTTGGACCAGCATCAGCAACACTCCCAGTTCTTGATCATACAAGAAAATATCTCCTTGAAAACAATCTGTATTTGGCAAAAGAATAGACAGACAACATTGATAACAAACAAACAACCTAGAAACCTTGTTTCCATATACCAAGTTCAGGCCAATACCCAACACCTACATTAAAATCACCACCACCCATTATTAACCTTAAAACACCTGGAAAAAatcctataaaataatttaaaacagGGTGGATAGCCAAACAAGACTTGAATTACCTATTCCAAATGGTAAAATAAAACATACAGCCAAGCCAACCAAAACCAATTTTCAATTGATTAGGTGTTTAGGCCAAAAAACCTGGGCAGGTTACCTGTATAGGTTTGAGCCTTAGTCTTTCCCTTGACCAAACTATCCCATCTTTGTCCCTAAATCATTGATTCCTGAGTACATAATCGGAGCAAATATTCATTGAGCAAAATCTAAATACAGAACAAGCATGGCGTTACACATTTGGAATCAGCTCCATAAACCTTCACAACTTCGGTTTAAGTTGATTGGTAACTTACTCTATTCCCTCACTCTTTTCAAACCCTTCCATGTATCTGAGCATGCCTACACCGTGGGGCCATCAACTTCACCAACTATGAAATACCAATTACAGTCACCATCAACCAGTGCCTTATCAAGTTCTTTTCCTAACAGCCTTGCATTTGGACAACTCTTATAACTTTTAGACCTTTATCCTCCAAATCTTTCTTCCTTGAACCCAAAAAAGTGGAGGGGGGAACCATATCTGAACATGCCTCATTAATAATTTGCATGGAGCACACATAGTGGGTCCTCCAAAACATCAGCAGTCAAGTTCATTCATgacgaaagaaagaaaaaaagggccTGAAGTCCCAAATTTTGGAAAGCCCAATCCAAatttaaaaaagagaaatagCCAATCATGCTGCAATTACTCAAAATAATCATCATTCTCCCTGTGTAAAATAACACTTGAGTACATCTTTCccactctattttttttttgttgtccaTGAACACCGCATAACATATGATCTATTATTATACTCATATTGGATACCATAACAAAATCATgtttaaaagaagaataaatATCATTTACTGAGTTTAAGAGATGGGCTAAAAAATCAATgttcaaaagaagaaaatggaagTTGCATACCCTAGTATAAGCATAAACGCCAGCCTCGGAAGGTCCTACAGGACTCCCTCTCCTGATGAACTTTCCATCTTTGAATATATAGAGCATAGGAATGCCAGTTGACAACTCAAGGTTGATTACCTGTGGGGAGAATAATTTCATTTTCCAGTTTGAACTTTATATGCAAATCAATGCATTAAAAAATCTGGAATCTTGATATTAGCAAATGTCCCAACATAAATAAGACACATGCAGACCTCTTGAGAAGTCAGCTTGTCAAGGTACATAATAATAGACCTCAGTGAATTCCCATGTGCAGCAATCATCACATTTTTTCCCACTCAAAAGTCGAGGTTCAATCTGTCACGCAATCCATTTCAGTGGTCAGAGGTTTGAGTAGAATAACTGGTATTTTAACGCTAAACAGATTAGACAAAGACTATTCTAGACCTGTTTCACTAGAAAATATCAAAAAGATTGACCAATCTTTTGTCAAGGGACAGACAATAAAGGTACATTTGAATGTCAAGACATGAGATAATAAACACATAAATCTAGAGAAGTAAGCTTTGATCCTTTGAAAATGCATAGTGGATAACTTTGAACTTGTTCCTATATCTTTCCTTGTTTTAACTTGCTCAAAGGACTCAGGGTTTCATTGTGAGGCTTTTGGTCTCCAGTACAGTACAGATTATGTGGCTTTGACTATTTTGGCCAGTGTAAGCTAGCAAGGAGGGACAGTGTGTCAGGCCTTGTTCATTAAAACTGAGATTTCATGACTGTGTGGAACTGCAACTATAAAATTACTCATAGAACTTATAGTTGCAGAGCGGGCTTATTGTATAGAAGAGTAAAAATGCAATCCTAGTTAATAAGGGAAAGTTTAAATAAGTTAATTGATGAGAACTATGTACTTGTTGAAGGCGAAACAGCCAGACTTTTGCCGCTCAGGAGAGGGGCATTGTAACTTGCTGTCAACAAGATCTACATaatacaaaaaagaaaacaaagagtaaATGCCATCCAAAAGGTTCTGCTGCTGCACTTTCATTTGTCTTGAGGTATAAACAGGTCAGTAAAATTCTTAACCAAGTAAAATGTATTTATATGTAGCATATCTGGTGACAAAGATAAACAGATATATTTGAGTTTTGAAACATTAATTAACATATTATCCAACAATGAAACCATTAATCATACATTTAGGTAACAAATGCGAAATATCTTACAAGCTCTCAGaagcataatttaaaataatggCCATTATAACAGTTCCCTTCTTGAAGTTATACATACATAATGAGAAAATAGACAATGTCTGTCATAACAGTTTATTactttatttagtattataacaGCCCGTAATACAAATAACAGCCATTATTTAGCATTTGCACTGTTCAATTAATAAATtagtatttcttttcttttcaaaattcgTTTTTTTAAAAACTTACCTCCAGAAAAATGTTTCGAGCACCTAAAAAAATGTCTTTATCTAGTGAACAGTGATATGGAGAACaagatttatttttctaatactgTCCACCATTTTCTGCTATAATGGTTGTCGTAACAGATTGTGTTCAATAACCACAAATCGCACAGGATGGGCAAGTAATGGCCATTATAACAGACAATAATGGTTTCAATTTGGGTCTGTTGTAACAGAAAAATGCCATTACTGAAACTTGCTCAGAAATAGGCACTTATTAATCGAATCCATTTTTTTACAAAGAAATAGGATAAATCTGGAACAGCATAAGACAGAAAAATTATCAGCAACATGCACCAGCCAACACATAAAACTGTTTACAATGAAATTAGTAAATCAAGGATTCCTACCTGCTCTTTGAAATAAGCAACAGCTCTTTGAGCACACATCTTTAAGCTCTCTCCATTCGGAGGAGGGATGTCATAACTGCGACGCCACTCATGAACTTTCTCTTTCCCAAATCGATCTGCTGTTTCTTGCTTGTTGAGACCCTGTAACTCACCATACCTAGAAGAAAGAGTAGTTGATATGGcaaaacaaaaattattatcaTAATAAAGTTAGCATTGCTTCAAGTAAAGAaacattcattaaaaaaatgaagaagtCATTACATTCTCTCATTCAATTGCCAATCAGCTATCACTGGAATAGATTGTTTCTTTGTTTCCTCACTATAGATCTGGCTCCATCTCTGGGCCTGCTCACTCTCATTGTGCATGAAAATTGGAACCTGTAAATCAAGATAGATGCAAGAGTAAAATAAACTCAACATACCATAAGGTGACAAACTAAGTAAATTTGTAGTTCTTCATTAGTCATGTTATGAAGGATACATAACATGACCATGCAAGAAGGAAGATCCTTAGCATGACCATCAAAGTAAAGAATATAGCAATAAAAGGGAACCTTCTTCCGGCGATGCTGTGTCATGGCAAGCATGGCAGTCATCTGAGCACGAATCAAGGCAGACGTGTAGATCATGTCAACAGGTATATTGCATATTCTTTTACCTGCTTCAATTGCCTCCTCCACACCCTTTTGAGTCAAGGGTACATCAACACAACCCGTAAACAAATTTTTCTCATTCCATAGAGATTCACCATGCCGGATCAATATAAGCGCAGTTTCATCtgcaaatagaagaaaaaataaataagtctTTTTCAAAAGGAATCAGGTTCAGCATTCAAAGGGGCAAAACATTATAAACAGCCTATAATCAAGAGAATGGATATGGTTGTAATTGCACTAGCTGATAATATCCTTTTTGCGTGGGAGAACTTTGAAACAAGCTCTgtaaatatttgttttaaaaaaaatccagtAAATTCAACTCATTCTTGTAATATTTGAGACGAATGCCACATAATCAATAGACATAATATCTTACTTACAATCTTGAGGGTTTCCAATGTGTAACAAAAGCTGCAGATGAAAAAGACTTAcctgattttttctttgaattgctAGAGTTATTCTTTGATGGTATTTGAACTGGATCAACTACTGAAGAATGTGATCTAGATGCATGGATTACACCCAATTTCCAGCTCTTGGAGCAGCAATTTTTCCTTGAAATCAGCCgtaaatcaacaccgaaaacCTTAGAAACCATCTTCACCGACAACTTTCTAATTCCATTCTGAGAGCCAAAGCTGCTGTGACATTCACGGGCGGACCCAATGGCCTGATGAGATGTGGTGGCAGCCATTCTAATCTAATTCATACAGACATAAGACCATAGATATGAACGTTAAATGATTAATtacttcagaaaaaaaaaagaactatcAGTAAAAAATCATTtagcttctatttttctttcttgctgtGCAGTTTAGTCACATAAGCAAACTACaaagatctttttcttttttttgatgataatgGAGGCAAGCTGCCACCCTGCTTTTGTTGCAAAAGGAAGCTTTTGTACAAGAGGTTACATTACAGGAGAGTGACAAGAAACCTGCTACCATAAGAAAAAAGGAACAGAAATTCAGAAACAGGGTTTCCGAAAACAGATACGACGGAACGGATACATGGATGAAACAAGGAAAGAAAACCACAAAGATCATAGTAAAATCAGCTCATAATCGCAGCTGATATTGCATTTTACATATGAAGGATAATTTACTTAAGTTTAGAGAAGATATATTAAAAGAAACTATAACCTACCATTGAACAGATTCGTTACACCAATATTTTCGCCAATTAACTGCGAACTCGATCACACGCAACAAACTGAATGATAAATATGCTTTAAAACTATATAAAGAAAAGCAAGGAAAAGGTGATACACTACAAGGTCCCAGAGAAAGGAAGATGAAAACCACAAACCCAGTAAAAAAATGGCTCCACATAAAAATTTGCTAGACGATTTCTGAGCTAATATGCAAATCAA
Coding sequences within it:
- the LOC103707887 gene encoding LOW QUALITY PROTEIN: 2,3-bisphosphoglycerate-dependent phosphoglycerate mutase 2-like (The sequence of the model RefSeq protein was modified relative to this genomic sequence to represent the inferred CDS: deleted 1 base in 1 codon) — its product is MAATTSHQAIGSARECHSSFGSQNGIRKLSVKMVSKVFGVDLRLISRKNCCSKSWKLGVIHASRSHSSVVDPVQIPSKNNSSNSKKKSDETALILIRHGESLWNEKNLFTGCVDVPLTQKGVEEAIEAGKRICNIPVDMIYTSALIRAQMTAMLAMTQHRRKKVPIFMHNESEQAQRWSQIYSEETKKQSIPVIADWQLNERMYGELQGLNKQETADRFGKEKVHEWRRSYDIPPPNGESLKMCAQRAVAYFKEQIEPRLLSGKNVMIAAHGNSLRSIIMYLDKLTSQEVINLELSTGIPMLYIFKDGKFIRRGSPVGPSEAGVYAYTRSLALYRQKLDEMFH